In Kwoniella dejecticola CBS 10117 chromosome 6, complete sequence, a genomic segment contains:
- a CDS encoding 60S ribosomal protein eL18 — protein sequence MGIDLRYHHVKKGNRQAPKSEDPYLLLLVKLYRFLARRTDSKFNRVILKRLFMSKINRPPISLSRIVKETKNSNPDNSKTIVTVGTILDDERLPELPKLSIAALKFSTAAKERIVAAGGEALTLDQLALRAPTGSNTVLLRGKRNVREAVKHFGGPLKGGKPYIASKGRKFEQARGRRKSRGFKIKSTHK from the exons ATGGGTATCGATCTCCGTTACCACCACGTCAAAAAGGGAAACCGACAAGCTCCCAAGTCGGAGGACCCATACCTCCTCTTGCTTGTCAAGCTCTACCGATTCTTGGCCCGAAGAACCGACTCCAAGTTCAACCGAGTCATCCTCAAGAGATTGTTTATGAGCAAG ATCAACCGACCCCCTATCTCCCTTTCTCGAATCGTCAAAGAGACCAAGAACTCTAACCCCGACAACTCCAAGACCATCGTCACCGTCGGAACCATCTTGGACGACGAGAGATTACCCGAATTACCCAAACTCTCTATCGCTGCCCTCAAATTCTCCACCGCCGCCAAGGAGCGAATCGTAGCCGCCGGCGGTGAAGCCCTCACTCTCGACCAACTCGCCCTCCGAGCCCCAACAGGTTCCAACACCGTCTTGCTccgaggaaagaggaacgTCAGAGAGGCCGTTAAGCACTTCGGTGGACCCCTCAAGGGCGGTAAGCCATACATCGCCTCCAAGGGAAGGAAGTTCGAGCAAGCCcgaggtcgaagaaag TCCAGAGGtttcaagatcaagtccacCCACAAATAA